Below is a genomic region from Echinicola rosea.
CACTATATCCTTCCTCGATGAGTTGTTTGCAAGCATTTCCGATTCGAACTTCGTTCAAAAATTGTGAGAAGGTCTTGCGAGTATGTTGCTTAAAATAGCGACAGAAGGCATTGACGCTGAGATTGGCCACATTTGCGACATCGGCAAGGGATATATCCTTGGCAAAATTCTCCATAATGAAGTGAATGATAGCATTTACCTTTTTGGTATCATGTGGACGTGTACTCGCTTCGAAATTTATATGACTGAGAGCAGTGATTTCATTGCTTTTGGAAATTTTGTCCAAGTGTTTCAGCAAATAAACTATCCGCTCCATTCCATCCTTACGGGCGATTTTTTGGGCTGCTTTAAATAGTCTTTTTTTAGCTTTTCCGTAAATCATCAGTCCCTTTTTGCTGTAGTAAAGGAGCTTTTTGATTGCATGGAATTCCGGTAGGTCCAAAATCTTTTCCCCCATGGTTTCCAAGGAAAATAAAATGGAAATGTTTTTTGACCGTAAACAGGACCCCTCACTGTAATAATCCTTGTCACTTCTGAAAAAGTGGGGCAGGTTTGAACCTAAAATGAATATGTCACCCGCATTAAAATTACCTATTGCATCTCCAATAAAGTAGGTGCCTTTCCCTTCCAAAATCACCATAATTTGTGTTTCCACGTGGTAATGGAGATTATCATAAAAATAGGGATAATCTTCCTGGAGAATCCTAACAGCTTCCTCTTCTGTTTTTGCAATTTTGAATAACAAAGGTTTCATATCGTTAGTGTTTTTTTGTGGTCAATGAATGGCGTTTAACCAATGCTTTTGGGTGATCATTGATGGTATTAAGTGCTTTACAATTAAAATGATTTTTTATTAATGTAATTTTTACATTTAATAACTTAACCTATATTAATCAGAATTCTCCAAAAATTCACCCCACTTGTTAATAGAGTATAAGAAATGAATAAATATGTACGAGTGATTTTTGTAATTCAGAATAATATTTTTCAGAAATTCATTTTAACCCTTTTGAATGGTGATCTTTATCCATATGCCAAAATTGGTTTGTCATTTTTTTTATGGATAGTACATTATTAATTAAACGACTAAGGTCAAATCCTACTGACAACGGTATTTGATGGGTGAGATTGGTCGAAAAATTATGCAAAAGCTTCCAGAACCCTGATCATATATGGCAAAACTCCCATTTCTGATAATCCTGTATAAGTATTGGGTATTATGGTGAAATGAAAGGATAAACGGATGCCCTAATTTTAAGCATAACTTAAAAATAGCTGAAAACCAGCTATTTAAGATTTACTTTTTATGCTAATATTTACCTTAACCCAATATATATGAAACACTTTACTAAAAAGGCTGGACTGCTTTTGAGTATGACGCTGGGGGGCTATATGCTTTCCGCTGGGAGTACCTGGGCTGTCCCAACGTATGAGTTGTCCACTGATGTAAGCCCCAAAATAGGATCCTTTATAAAACTAAGGGATATGACTGTGACGGGGACAGTAATTAGCGGAGAAGATGGATTAACCCTACCAGGGGTTTCTATCCTGATAAAAGGTACTTCCAAGGGCGTAACAACGGACATGGATGGCAAATTCACCATAGATATACCGGATGAAGGAGCTACCTTGGTATTCAGTTTTATAGGGTTTGCCCAACAGGAAGTGGACGTTTATACGGCCCAAGACCTATCGATTACCATGGAGCCAGAAATGACCTCCATGACCGAAGTGGTTGTGGTAGGATACGGGACCATGCGCAAAGGGGACGTTACCAGCTCCATCGGAGGGGTGAAGGAAGAGGATTTTGTCA
It encodes:
- a CDS encoding AraC family transcriptional regulator is translated as MKPLLFKIAKTEEEAVRILQEDYPYFYDNLHYHVETQIMVILEGKGTYFIGDAIGNFNAGDIFILGSNLPHFFRSDKDYYSEGSCLRSKNISILFSLETMGEKILDLPEFHAIKKLLYYSKKGLMIYGKAKKRLFKAAQKIARKDGMERIVYLLKHLDKISKSNEITALSHINFEASTRPHDTKKVNAIIHFIMENFAKDISLADVANVANLSVNAFCRYFKQHTRKTFSQFLNEVRIGNACKQLIEEGYSVKEVAFDSGYYNISYFNRQFKLITGYTPSEYLKAHTHNHNMAS